A window of Pirellula sp. SH-Sr6A contains these coding sequences:
- a CDS encoding EF-hand domain-containing protein: protein MRMMPVLAALDADSDGELSASEIENASKALHRLDKNGDGKLTLDEMRPDPRAMANAMGRQGDGEGPMGPQGGPALMLRMFKSRDANDDGKLSGDEIPEPMRDRMERIDQNGDGAISRDEVERATEMFRDRIGGPGAGRGPDRGGSEGPVRPRRPSDDDRS, encoded by the coding sequence ATGCGAATGATGCCCGTCCTCGCCGCCTTGGACGCAGACTCCGATGGAGAACTCTCCGCATCCGAAATCGAAAATGCTTCGAAAGCTCTCCACCGACTCGATAAAAACGGCGACGGCAAACTAACCCTCGATGAAATGCGTCCAGATCCCAGGGCGATGGCGAATGCGATGGGACGTCAGGGTGACGGCGAAGGTCCTATGGGCCCGCAAGGTGGCCCCGCTCTCATGCTCCGCATGTTCAAATCACGCGATGCAAACGATGACGGCAAACTGAGCGGCGATGAGATTCCCGAACCCATGCGTGACCGAATGGAACGGATCGATCAAAACGGAGATGGCGCCATTTCACGCGATGAAGTCGAACGTGCCACGGAAATGTTTCGCGATCGGATAGGTGGCCCCGGTGCGGGTCGCGGTCCTGATCGCGGAGGGAGCGAAGGTCCTGTTCGCCCGCGACGCCCTAGCGACGACGACCGATCATAG
- a CDS encoding sigma-70 family RNA polymerase sigma factor gives MDAFPPEPIPSSQCDGNSQDTSPCDVERVRLRKGGGEALVQLWGEQVSKLERIVQFRMDPNVRARIDPADVLQEAFLQVSKRIDEYIEGVPVSWFVWLRQKTLQTMIDMQRAHFSDKRDVHREVMRPSQPHGQTSSLSIARVLMDDCTSPSVAASRHEEFEQLRRALDSMNETDREVLAMRHFEQLNNQEVAEMLGLSSTAASNRYVRAMVKLGEIMKSISKQSP, from the coding sequence ATGGATGCTTTCCCTCCCGAACCGATCCCGAGCTCCCAATGCGACGGGAATTCCCAAGATACATCGCCATGCGATGTGGAACGCGTTCGCCTTCGCAAAGGGGGGGGTGAGGCGTTGGTGCAATTGTGGGGGGAGCAAGTTTCGAAGCTGGAACGGATTGTCCAGTTTCGAATGGATCCCAACGTACGAGCTAGGATCGATCCCGCAGACGTTTTACAGGAAGCGTTCTTGCAAGTTTCGAAGCGAATCGACGAATACATCGAGGGAGTTCCTGTTTCGTGGTTTGTTTGGCTGAGGCAGAAGACTTTGCAAACGATGATCGATATGCAGCGAGCGCATTTCAGTGACAAGCGGGATGTACATCGGGAGGTGATGCGGCCATCTCAGCCCCACGGGCAGACCAGCAGTTTATCGATCGCTCGCGTTTTGATGGACGATTGCACATCCCCCAGTGTTGCGGCGTCACGTCATGAGGAGTTCGAACAGCTGCGTCGAGCGCTCGATTCCATGAACGAAACCGACCGAGAGGTGCTGGCGATGCGGCACTTTGAACAACTCAACAATCAGGAGGTCGCCGAGATGTTGGGGCTTTCCTCGACCGCCGCGAGCAATCGCTATGTCCGTGCGATGGTGAAGCTGGGTGAGATCATGAAATCTATATCGAAGCAGTCACCATGA
- a CDS encoding serine/threonine-protein kinase, producing the protein MNDPSAFDSDTTRHPVDVLAEEFADRLRNGEHPSIDEYVTRFPQYAEVLRSVLEPIEAVERVSSLHAAQQAMQSMRPPKQLGDFRIVRELGRGGMGIVYEAVQRSLNRRVALKVINAMISDTEQNRNRFQREAESVAGLHHTNIVQVYGSGQDQGVHYYAMQLIDGVPLDQLIDCLVHRSPNSGYLDSHRFTTAHAVRMLLSSSRHRGSHPISSSAEPKDPTLGTDGTLPIGVEATEPIRAPESTASPKEMDSTLSREYFRNVARLVGDVANALDYAHRQKVLHRDIKPANLILDRDGIVWITDFGLARRVDTDIATRTGELLGTLRYMAPEQIAGKGDHRIDIYSLGLCLFELLALRPAFESPKQRLLDPKVYSTLPSLRAINPSIPRDLETIALKACALEPKDRYASASALEVDLRRFLEDRPILARKATRWESLVRWSRRNPAIASLLALSASMLLAIAGILAYTNHVQQQSLEQIRELYEEAGDTLREKTQALENEQREKARAEGNLQLAMQAFDQIIANISARGSTIASDIESENDDSFEVSEAALSQADVMLLESLLGYFEKLSQQNAKDLRLETASARKRVGDLQFRLGKLPEAEQSYQQALTEFQALMKQADAPNDGPELPLFEAIHSQAEVFHSLMLTTAMQRRMVPALQYFDQARTMLESNAEYAASPAGRFDLARLLNSVGTLASRAPMQGRGRMFGPLGGGPPGFRPPNGEGPPPGPMGELRQRKESELNREALRLLEGLVQEDAGNTSYRLALAHALRDEVRIERQRGDRAAAESALEQSIALLETLVKDYPNSNKYLYELAETLVLVGPFRSMESSPLPRALEISEKLISENPANPAYLSLKAMTLVRLSDAVRPPPLGMGRNKRGQELLEQALAIQQSLVDRYSDVPIYVGNLVDILIRLSDLEASAEKSKEYRDRAVDLVRTRDPRMGPREIQQWVDRTRERRQNMEMRPRPGSGPGPGPGSGPRPLAGTEPVPELVPELVPELVPELVPELGPELGPELGPGPEPPPPRY; encoded by the coding sequence ATGAACGATCCATCTGCGTTCGATAGCGATACCACCCGCCACCCCGTCGACGTTTTAGCGGAGGAATTCGCAGACCGACTTCGCAATGGGGAGCACCCCTCGATCGATGAGTATGTGACGCGATTCCCGCAATATGCAGAGGTCTTGCGCAGTGTGCTGGAGCCGATCGAAGCCGTCGAAAGGGTTTCATCCCTGCACGCAGCTCAGCAAGCGATGCAGTCGATGAGACCGCCCAAGCAATTGGGGGACTTTCGAATTGTTCGGGAGCTGGGTCGAGGGGGGATGGGGATTGTCTACGAGGCTGTGCAGCGTTCGCTCAATCGACGAGTCGCATTGAAGGTGATCAACGCGATGATCTCCGACACCGAGCAGAATCGTAACCGGTTTCAACGCGAAGCGGAGTCGGTCGCGGGTTTGCACCATACGAATATTGTTCAAGTTTATGGGAGCGGGCAGGACCAAGGTGTCCACTACTATGCAATGCAACTGATCGACGGTGTTCCGCTCGACCAATTGATCGATTGTCTCGTTCATCGCTCTCCCAATTCGGGCTACCTCGATTCGCATCGATTCACAACGGCACACGCGGTTAGGATGCTGCTCTCCTCCTCTCGCCATCGCGGGTCGCACCCGATCTCGAGCAGTGCGGAACCGAAAGATCCGACGTTAGGTACCGATGGTACGCTACCAATCGGCGTAGAGGCTACCGAACCGATTCGTGCACCCGAGAGCACGGCATCTCCCAAGGAAATGGACTCTACTCTCTCTCGAGAATATTTTCGCAATGTTGCACGCTTGGTCGGTGACGTTGCCAACGCCTTGGACTACGCACACCGTCAAAAAGTGTTGCATCGGGATATCAAGCCCGCCAATTTGATTCTCGATCGCGATGGTATTGTTTGGATCACCGATTTTGGGTTGGCACGGAGGGTGGATACCGACATCGCGACGCGAACGGGGGAATTGCTTGGGACGCTTCGATACATGGCCCCAGAACAAATCGCAGGGAAGGGGGATCATCGAATCGACATCTACAGTCTTGGGCTCTGTCTCTTTGAGTTGCTCGCTCTTCGCCCCGCTTTCGAATCTCCCAAGCAGCGATTGTTAGATCCGAAGGTCTATTCGACGCTTCCCAGCCTAAGAGCCATCAACCCGAGCATCCCTCGAGACCTGGAGACGATCGCATTGAAAGCGTGCGCGTTGGAACCGAAGGATCGCTATGCTTCCGCCAGCGCGTTGGAAGTCGACTTGAGACGGTTCCTGGAGGATCGTCCTATTCTGGCCCGCAAAGCGACGCGATGGGAAAGTTTGGTTCGGTGGAGCCGGCGCAATCCGGCAATCGCCTCGTTGCTCGCACTGTCTGCCAGTATGTTGCTGGCGATCGCGGGAATTCTGGCTTATACCAACCACGTCCAGCAACAGTCGTTGGAACAAATCCGTGAACTGTACGAGGAGGCAGGCGACACGCTGCGGGAAAAAACGCAAGCCCTCGAGAATGAGCAGCGAGAAAAAGCTCGGGCCGAAGGCAATTTGCAGCTCGCCATGCAAGCGTTCGATCAGATCATCGCCAACATTTCGGCTCGTGGAAGCACGATTGCATCGGATATCGAATCGGAAAACGATGATTCCTTTGAGGTGAGCGAGGCTGCCCTAAGCCAAGCCGATGTGATGCTACTGGAGTCGCTTCTTGGTTACTTTGAGAAGCTGAGTCAGCAGAACGCCAAAGATCTTCGCTTGGAAACAGCTTCAGCTCGCAAGCGAGTGGGGGATCTACAATTCCGACTGGGAAAACTCCCGGAGGCAGAGCAGTCCTATCAACAGGCACTGACCGAATTTCAGGCATTGATGAAGCAAGCCGATGCACCGAATGACGGCCCCGAACTGCCATTGTTTGAGGCGATTCATTCCCAAGCGGAAGTGTTTCACTCTTTGATGCTCACCACCGCGATGCAACGCAGAATGGTTCCCGCATTGCAGTATTTTGACCAAGCGAGAACGATGCTAGAGTCCAACGCCGAGTACGCAGCATCGCCGGCCGGACGATTCGATTTGGCTAGGCTCCTAAATAGTGTGGGAACGCTCGCGTCGCGAGCACCGATGCAGGGGAGGGGGCGCATGTTTGGGCCGCTGGGAGGAGGACCTCCCGGTTTTCGTCCACCCAATGGTGAAGGACCTCCACCCGGTCCTATGGGGGAATTGCGTCAGCGCAAAGAAAGTGAATTGAATCGCGAAGCCCTGCGACTTCTGGAAGGGCTGGTTCAGGAGGATGCTGGGAACACCTCCTACCGATTGGCGCTCGCGCATGCGTTGCGAGACGAAGTCCGAATCGAACGCCAACGCGGGGATCGCGCGGCAGCGGAAAGTGCGCTCGAGCAATCGATCGCTCTTTTAGAAACCCTGGTCAAGGATTATCCCAACTCCAACAAGTATCTTTATGAGTTGGCGGAGACGCTGGTGCTCGTCGGGCCATTCCGTTCTATGGAATCCTCGCCCTTGCCTCGCGCGCTGGAAATCAGTGAGAAGTTGATCAGCGAGAATCCAGCCAACCCCGCCTATTTGTCTTTGAAGGCCATGACGCTGGTTCGTCTGAGCGACGCGGTTCGTCCTCCTCCGCTTGGAATGGGACGCAATAAGCGGGGGCAAGAGTTGTTGGAGCAGGCTCTCGCCATCCAACAGAGCTTGGTCGATCGTTACAGCGATGTACCGATCTATGTCGGCAATTTGGTCGATATTCTCATTCGATTGTCCGACTTGGAAGCGAGCGCTGAGAAATCCAAAGAATATCGCGATCGAGCCGTCGATTTGGTTCGCACGCGAGATCCAAGAATGGGACCTCGCGAAATCCAGCAATGGGTCGATCGAACGCGCGAGCGCCGTCAGAACATGGAGATGCGCCCGAGACCTGGGTCGGGACCGGGCCCCGGACCTGGGTCGGGACCTAGGCCTTTGGCTGGGACTGAACCGGTGCCTGAACTGGTGCCTGAACTGGTGCCTGAACTGGTGCCTGAACTGGTGCCTGAACTGGGGCCTGAACTGGGGCCTGAACTGGGGCCTGGACCGGAGCCCCCTCCGCCTCGCTATTGA
- the xerC gene encoding tyrosine recombinase XerC, producing MHVEIAQFLRFLDVERNASDLTIKSYREDLIDMADFLSDDGSKKLKPSDVTPVDLRGYVSALHDAGYAKTSIARKLASLRSFYKFAMRQGFAESNPAQPLRNPRGQRKLPHFLTGEEIEQLLNAPSATDAMGRRDRAILEVMYSAGLRVSEVVGMNDRDIDFEEGVVRVRGKGRKERFGAIGKFAARALKEYFSVRQRSKTEEEGKEKATFVNKFGNRLTTRSVARMLEKYITECGLDTRTTPHTLRHSFATHLLDRGADIRSVQEMLGHKSLGTTQIYTHVSTSSIRQAYLKAHPRAKKAQ from the coding sequence ATGCACGTAGAGATCGCACAATTCCTTCGCTTCCTCGACGTGGAACGCAACGCCTCCGATCTGACCATCAAATCGTACCGCGAAGATTTGATCGACATGGCCGACTTTCTCTCCGACGACGGCTCCAAAAAGCTCAAGCCCTCGGATGTAACACCGGTGGATCTCCGAGGCTATGTATCCGCCTTGCACGATGCAGGTTACGCCAAAACGAGCATCGCTCGAAAGCTAGCATCGCTGCGCAGCTTTTACAAATTTGCGATGCGGCAGGGCTTTGCGGAGAGCAATCCCGCCCAACCCCTCCGCAATCCAAGGGGACAAAGGAAACTGCCTCATTTCCTCACCGGCGAAGAGATCGAGCAACTTCTGAACGCCCCCAGCGCCACCGATGCGATGGGGAGACGGGACCGAGCTATTCTCGAAGTCATGTACAGCGCCGGTCTCCGGGTCAGCGAAGTGGTCGGGATGAACGATCGCGATATCGATTTCGAAGAGGGAGTTGTCCGTGTGCGTGGAAAAGGTCGGAAAGAACGCTTTGGAGCCATCGGTAAATTCGCGGCCAGAGCATTGAAAGAGTATTTTTCCGTCCGCCAGCGATCCAAAACGGAGGAAGAGGGAAAAGAGAAAGCGACCTTCGTCAACAAATTCGGGAATCGTCTCACCACCCGCAGCGTTGCGAGAATGCTTGAAAAGTACATCACGGAATGCGGGCTCGATACTCGCACCACCCCTCACACCCTTCGCCACAGTTTCGCCACCCATTTGCTCGATCGAGGGGCCGATATTCGCAGCGTTCAGGAAATGCTTGGCCACAAGAGCTTAGGCACCACTCAAATCTACACGCACGTCAGCACCTCGAGCATCCGGCAAGCCTACTTGAAGGCTCACCCACGCGCCAAGAAAGCTCAATAG
- a CDS encoding aldose 1-epimerase family protein, producing the protein MDEIRAVMQTSASAPFPTTMNTSNPATHWILREPFLDQAEDVGFVPEKITAGTGRFAVQFSSIGGGKSMGMELLSVDTGALRVIFLPDRGMGIWKCEASNTDFGWNSPIDGPVHPSLVPVLDPSGIGWLEGFDELLVRCGLHSNGAPDFDPQGNLKYPLHGRIANVPAKKIEVAVDVENGTMDIVATVREARFLIYSLELQCRYRLRVNSPVIEVTDTVTNLRSTPTTMQMLYHINLGQPVVQAGTTIDAAYKTLCPRDARAAEGLETWARCEGPTEGFAEQVYFLNAACDSASWSEALLATEDRRRGFAVHFDTRALPYLNVWKNTAAVEDGYVVGLEPATGFPNPRTFEEQQNRLVTLSGGESKTFRLKLQPLLNEADVQQSIHRIQSLQPDNATIHATPLKDWCRE; encoded by the coding sequence ATGGACGAGATTCGCGCGGTGATGCAAACGTCTGCTTCCGCTCCCTTTCCAACAACCATGAACACGAGCAACCCTGCAACGCATTGGATTCTACGCGAACCGTTTTTGGACCAAGCCGAAGATGTCGGGTTTGTTCCAGAAAAGATCACAGCTGGAACGGGTCGGTTTGCAGTGCAATTCAGCTCGATCGGTGGCGGAAAATCGATGGGGATGGAACTGTTATCGGTCGATACCGGTGCATTGCGGGTCATTTTCCTGCCCGATCGTGGGATGGGGATTTGGAAATGCGAAGCCTCCAATACCGACTTCGGTTGGAACAGCCCTATTGATGGCCCTGTCCACCCTAGCCTCGTCCCTGTCCTCGACCCATCTGGTATCGGCTGGCTCGAAGGGTTTGATGAGTTGTTGGTCCGATGCGGATTGCACAGTAATGGGGCACCCGATTTCGATCCCCAAGGGAATTTGAAATATCCCCTGCATGGTCGAATCGCGAATGTGCCGGCGAAGAAGATCGAAGTCGCTGTCGATGTGGAAAATGGAACTATGGATATTGTCGCGACGGTGCGCGAAGCGAGATTCCTCATCTACTCCCTTGAATTGCAGTGCCGATATCGTCTCCGGGTTAATAGTCCGGTAATCGAAGTTACGGATACCGTCACCAATCTCCGAAGCACTCCGACAACAATGCAAATGCTCTACCACATCAATCTGGGGCAGCCAGTTGTTCAAGCCGGGACGACCATCGATGCGGCCTACAAAACACTCTGCCCACGCGACGCGAGAGCTGCCGAAGGACTAGAAACCTGGGCCCGTTGCGAAGGCCCGACCGAAGGCTTTGCGGAACAAGTGTATTTCTTGAACGCAGCTTGCGATTCGGCTAGTTGGTCCGAAGCCCTCTTGGCTACGGAAGATCGCCGTCGCGGCTTTGCTGTCCACTTCGACACTCGCGCGCTGCCTTACCTCAACGTCTGGAAAAACACGGCAGCAGTCGAAGATGGATACGTCGTCGGACTGGAGCCCGCCACGGGATTCCCGAACCCACGAACCTTTGAAGAGCAACAAAACAGACTCGTTACTCTCTCCGGAGGGGAATCGAAAACGTTTCGACTCAAGCTTCAACCATTGCTCAACGAAGCGGATGTCCAGCAATCGATTCATCGCATTCAGTCGTTGCAACCCGACAACGCTACGATCCACGCGACTCCACTAAAGGATTGGTGTCGCGAGTAA
- a CDS encoding copper homeostasis protein CutC codes for MQEENEARIQLEVCVEDAQGAEIAMKAGATRIELSEQLGVGGITPSLERLSDILNMAEVPVIALIRCRPGHFVYTMAERKEMLRQCEAFLERGVHGIAVGAIGPRSSDAWEDLDWDFLESIAGRFSGRELVVHRAFDVVTDPIAAAIRLSSTGYTRILTSGGPDKASEGLATLHALQSLCLIEILPAGGIGSHNAEMILKATGCTQLHGSFRSPSSLSNPISPPDPSEIANVLQCLHRI; via the coding sequence ATGCAGGAAGAAAACGAAGCAAGGATTCAATTAGAAGTCTGCGTCGAGGATGCGCAAGGGGCGGAAATTGCTATGAAGGCCGGTGCAACCCGCATCGAACTCAGCGAGCAGCTTGGCGTGGGAGGGATCACTCCGTCGCTCGAGAGGTTGTCCGATATTTTGAACATGGCTGAGGTGCCTGTGATTGCGTTGATACGCTGTCGGCCTGGTCATTTTGTTTACACAATGGCGGAGCGGAAAGAGATGCTTCGTCAATGCGAAGCCTTTTTGGAACGGGGCGTTCATGGAATCGCCGTGGGAGCCATCGGGCCGCGTTCAAGCGACGCATGGGAAGATCTCGATTGGGATTTTTTAGAATCGATTGCAGGTCGGTTTTCGGGACGAGAGTTGGTGGTACATCGCGCGTTCGACGTCGTCACAGACCCGATCGCGGCGGCGATAAGACTGAGCTCGACCGGTTACACTCGAATTCTTACCAGCGGTGGGCCCGACAAAGCCTCGGAAGGACTTGCAACTCTCCACGCATTGCAATCGCTCTGCTTGATCGAGATTCTACCTGCGGGAGGGATTGGATCGCACAATGCGGAGATGATTTTAAAAGCAACGGGTTGCACCCAACTCCACGGTTCCTTTCGAAGTCCCAGCAGCCTATCCAATCCTATCTCTCCACCGGATCCAAGTGAAATTGCCAACGTACTCCAATGCCTCCATCGAATATGA
- the cbiE gene encoding precorrin-6y C5,15-methyltransferase (decarboxylating) subunit CbiE produces MNSKIWIIGIGDDGAAGLTKQASDLIHSASLLIGSALLLEKFPEYQGSRETVGGDLDRLANIVDRASGLTVVLASGDPLFYGTARFLCDRLGKDRFEVLPHVSSMQLAFARVKESWDEAYLTNVASQPIERVVERIRSAEKVGVFTSEEIPPARLAEILMAKGIGYFTAYVCENLGSPDERVTRCKLSDIVNQKFSPLNVMVLVRQKGVPDQPAESSRIRLFGNPDEVFRQAKPKRELVTPCEVRSIALSEMKLRETSIIWDIGAGSGSVSIEAAQIARHGKAYAIEMDPEDYELILENAARFGVENVVPVLGEAPTAWQNLPDPEAIFVGGTGRAVTDLVEQAWPRLQSGGCLVANMMSLDNVVALQQLLTHKLAVEPQLWMIQISRGNCQMERLRLEAANPTFLVKATKG; encoded by the coding sequence ATGAATAGCAAAATTTGGATCATCGGTATTGGCGACGATGGCGCTGCAGGGTTAACCAAACAAGCCTCCGACCTCATTCACTCCGCTTCGCTCCTCATCGGCTCGGCACTTCTTCTCGAGAAGTTTCCCGAATACCAAGGATCCCGTGAAACCGTAGGCGGTGATTTGGACCGCCTAGCAAACATCGTGGATCGCGCGTCCGGCCTTACGGTAGTGCTTGCCAGCGGTGACCCTTTGTTTTACGGCACCGCAAGATTCCTTTGCGATCGCCTAGGAAAAGATCGCTTTGAAGTCCTTCCGCACGTGAGCAGCATGCAGTTGGCGTTCGCGCGAGTCAAAGAAAGCTGGGACGAAGCTTACTTGACCAACGTTGCATCCCAACCGATCGAACGAGTCGTCGAACGAATCCGTTCCGCAGAGAAAGTCGGAGTCTTCACCTCCGAAGAAATTCCACCAGCTCGGCTGGCCGAAATTCTGATGGCCAAAGGTATCGGTTACTTCACCGCCTACGTTTGCGAAAACTTGGGTTCACCCGACGAACGGGTCACCCGCTGCAAACTGTCGGATATCGTGAACCAAAAGTTCTCTCCTCTCAATGTGATGGTTCTGGTTCGCCAAAAAGGTGTACCAGACCAACCAGCCGAATCCTCACGCATTCGGTTGTTCGGCAATCCCGATGAAGTCTTTCGACAGGCGAAACCAAAACGGGAATTGGTCACTCCATGCGAAGTCCGATCCATCGCGCTAAGCGAAATGAAACTGCGCGAGACTTCGATCATCTGGGACATCGGTGCAGGGAGTGGTTCAGTCTCGATCGAGGCTGCCCAAATTGCTCGGCATGGCAAAGCGTACGCGATCGAGATGGACCCCGAAGACTACGAACTGATCTTGGAGAACGCAGCCCGGTTCGGCGTGGAAAACGTCGTCCCTGTCCTCGGTGAAGCACCGACAGCTTGGCAAAATCTGCCTGACCCAGAAGCCATTTTCGTAGGCGGCACGGGTCGGGCCGTAACCGATTTGGTCGAGCAGGCTTGGCCGCGATTGCAATCAGGAGGCTGCCTCGTTGCGAACATGATGAGCTTGGACAACGTGGTGGCGCTCCAACAGTTGCTCACACACAAATTGGCGGTCGAACCCCAGCTTTGGATGATCCAAATCTCGCGAGGCAATTGCCAAATGGAACGCCTGCGATTGGAAGCCGCCAATCCGACATTCCTGGTCAAAGCGACAAAAGGGTAA
- a CDS encoding RNA methyltransferase, translating to MRRFEHVRHKPPTELAQPRELVLVLAPMRSNVNLSRIVRLAGCAGITKIIQCGPGRVDREIARDAVEVVEIVQRRSLAPTLEHLATEGYQRVGLEQTTHSECLYTFPFVPKTALVIGSEREGLSQEELDRLDRVVEIPVYGRPYSYNVATATTMAVYEFCRQYPGS from the coding sequence ATGAGGCGATTTGAGCATGTGCGCCACAAGCCACCGACAGAACTTGCGCAGCCGCGCGAGTTAGTTCTCGTCCTAGCCCCGATGCGGAGCAATGTGAACTTGAGCCGCATCGTACGTCTCGCGGGCTGCGCTGGAATCACAAAAATCATTCAATGTGGCCCCGGACGCGTGGATCGAGAAATTGCGCGCGATGCCGTCGAAGTGGTCGAGATTGTGCAACGCCGCTCGCTCGCACCGACCCTAGAGCATCTTGCCACAGAAGGCTATCAACGGGTTGGATTGGAGCAGACGACCCACTCGGAGTGTCTCTATACATTCCCCTTTGTTCCCAAAACCGCGCTGGTCATTGGCAGCGAACGGGAAGGACTCTCCCAAGAAGAACTGGATCGTCTCGACCGAGTCGTGGAGATCCCCGTTTATGGCCGTCCCTATTCCTACAATGTTGCGACCGCTACCACGATGGCGGTCTATGAATTTTGTCGACAGTACCCCGGATCGTGA
- a CDS encoding dihydrodipicolinate synthase family protein, with protein MATIPSVIPQRPITGISAVLLPFKPTGEIDFDSYANGLERTWRSGLTPAVNMDTGFANLLSRSSRHEVLAFVQQHATGRSFVAGTFVQDLEGDLLSNYLNESDRIETAGGIPILFQSTGLAQLDAPKRMALYEKVCAERKEVIGFELGKMFVPFGEIYDLGFFTEWIQLPTLTGIKHSSLSRDLEWQRLEIRNRVRPDFKIYTGNDLAIDMVQWGSDYLLGLSAFYPEAFAKRDRYWLEGDRRFYEINDWLQYLGFLAFRNPVPAYKHNCAMFLQMRGVIASDTQPKGASLRPESDRELLRGILQRLDEWVS; from the coding sequence ATGGCCACCATCCCCAGCGTCATCCCGCAACGCCCCATCACTGGCATCTCCGCCGTGCTGCTGCCGTTTAAACCGACCGGTGAAATCGACTTCGACTCCTACGCAAACGGCCTGGAACGAACTTGGCGATCGGGACTTACACCCGCCGTCAACATGGACACCGGCTTTGCCAATCTCCTGTCCCGCTCCTCGCGCCACGAGGTCTTGGCATTTGTTCAGCAGCATGCCACAGGTAGATCTTTTGTGGCGGGAACATTCGTTCAAGATCTCGAGGGCGATCTTCTCTCGAACTATCTCAACGAAAGCGATCGCATCGAGACCGCCGGAGGCATCCCGATTTTGTTCCAATCCACGGGGCTTGCACAACTCGATGCACCGAAGCGCATGGCCCTTTACGAAAAAGTCTGCGCGGAGCGAAAGGAAGTCATCGGATTCGAGCTAGGGAAAATGTTTGTCCCGTTTGGCGAAATCTATGACCTCGGTTTCTTCACCGAATGGATTCAGTTGCCGACCTTGACCGGCATAAAGCACTCGTCTCTATCTCGCGATCTGGAATGGCAACGCCTGGAGATACGCAATCGCGTCCGACCCGACTTCAAAATCTATACCGGCAATGATCTAGCCATCGATATGGTGCAGTGGGGCAGCGATTATTTGCTCGGGCTTTCCGCGTTCTACCCCGAGGCCTTCGCCAAACGGGATCGCTATTGGCTCGAAGGGGACCGGCGTTTTTATGAAATCAATGACTGGTTGCAGTACTTAGGATTCCTCGCATTTCGAAATCCCGTCCCAGCCTACAAACACAACTGCGCGATGTTTTTGCAAATGCGAGGAGTCATCGCCAGCGACACGCAACCCAAAGGTGCCTCGCTCCGACCCGAATCGGACCGCGAACTCTTGCGAGGGATTCTTCAACGATTGGATGAATGGGTGTCATGA
- a CDS encoding DUF2203 domain-containing protein — protein sequence MGTNDKKVFSIEQARAMLPLLRLIVTDIALSHRELTERKSNLRRMLRRHDGKARFQIYDAEITEIQEDLKNESSHLDDYVSELEGLGVILRSAHDGIVDFPAVIDDTPAFYTWQMDQPDVVDFHWAAESTADRKPIYG from the coding sequence ATGGGCACCAACGACAAAAAAGTCTTCTCGATCGAACAAGCCAGAGCGATGCTTCCTCTGCTGCGGCTGATCGTCACGGATATCGCTCTGTCGCACCGAGAATTGACGGAGAGGAAATCCAATCTCCGCCGAATGCTCCGCCGGCACGACGGCAAAGCACGCTTCCAGATATACGACGCTGAAATCACCGAGATCCAAGAGGACTTGAAAAATGAGTCGTCGCACCTTGATGACTATGTCAGCGAACTGGAAGGTCTGGGAGTGATTCTCCGCTCCGCACACGACGGAATCGTCGACTTCCCCGCCGTCATCGACGATACGCCTGCTTTCTACACATGGCAGATGGATCAACCAGACGTCGTCGATTTCCATTGGGCCGCCGAATCGACGGCCGATCGCAAACCGATTTACGGTTGA